In Rosa rugosa chromosome 4, drRosRugo1.1, whole genome shotgun sequence, the genomic stretch TGAACTCAAAGAAGTCAAagttgctttctcttctttaTTTAACCTCTAGCTCTTTTACGCTTAAAGCCTTCAGCTTTGTTACTGATGCGCGCCTTTTTTTACAGACCCGCCCAGTTTAGCCTGTTTAAAACCGCAACCAGACTTCGTTTTTATAGAACCCAGATTAGATTTCCGAAcacccaaaatgcaaaactcactTGTGATGATTCAAAGCTGCTTTACTATCTGTCACGACGTATGTTTCAAGATGCACGCCACCTGCTTGAGAAAATGCCTAGCAGAGATGTTCATGACCGCATTGTGCGTTGGACTTGTTTGGTTACTAAGTTCTCGAGAGGCGGTTGGGTCGATGAGGCTCGGGTGCTGTTTGATATAATGCCGGAGAGAAATGTGGTTACTTATAATGCTATGCTGTCGGGGTATGTGCAGTCCGGGAGGTTGAGTGAGGGTTGTCAGTTTTTTGAGGAGATGCCGGAGAGGAATGTGGTGTCGTGGACTTCGATGCTGTGTGGGTTGGCCGGTGCGGGGAGGATTGAGGAGGCGAGGCGGTTGTTTGGGGAAATGCCGGAGAGGAATGTTGTTTCTTGGAATTCGATGATTGCTGGGTTGGTTAAGAATGGGGATTTGGAGGGAGCAAGGGAGGTTTTTGACCGGATGCGGATGAAGaatgttgtttcttgtaatgcTATGATTGGTGGGTATGTGGAGCATTGTAGAATGGATGAGGCCAGAGCTTTGTTTGATGGGATGCTGGACAGGAATGTGATTACTTGGACTAGTATGATATCTGGTTATTGTAGGTCTGGCAATGTGGATGAAGGGTATGCTTTGTTTTGCAAAATGCCAGAGAGGAATGTTGTTTCTTGGACAGCCATGATTGGTGGCTTTGCTTGGAATGGATTTTATAAAGAAGCTCTATTGTTATTCCTTGAATGGAATGGGAACTATGAAACAAGACCAAATGGAGAGACGTTCATATCGCTTGTATATGCTTGTGCTGGTATTGGGTTGCCTCATCTTGGAAAGCAACTACATGCTCAGTTGATTGTCAACAATTGGGACCATGATGATTATGATGGCAGGCTATCAAAGAGCCTCATTCACATGTACTCGGCCTATGGTGTCATGGATTATGCAGATTTTCTGTTTATGAAGCATTCAAATACTCCTAGTGTTCAGTCTTGTAATTCTATGATTAATGGTTACTTACAGATTGGGCAACTAGAACAGGCTCAGAATCTCTTTGACAGACTACCAATCCGAGACAAGATCTCTTGGACGTCTATGATCACCGGGTATTTTAATGTTGGGAAAGTATCAAAGGCTTGTTATCTGTTCCAAATTATGCCAGATAGGGATGCAATTTCATGGACAGCGATGATTTCAGGGCACGTCCAAAATGAGCTTTTTGCAGAAGCCACTG encodes the following:
- the LOC133744270 gene encoding pentatricopeptide repeat-containing protein At1g32415, mitochondrial, translated to MRAFFYRPAQFSLFKTATRLRFYRTQIRFPNTQNAKLTCDDSKLLYYLSRRMFQDARHLLEKMPSRDVHDRIVRWTCLVTKFSRGGWVDEARVLFDIMPERNVVTYNAMLSGYVQSGRLSEGCQFFEEMPERNVVSWTSMLCGLAGAGRIEEARRLFGEMPERNVVSWNSMIAGLVKNGDLEGAREVFDRMRMKNVVSCNAMIGGYVEHCRMDEARALFDGMLDRNVITWTSMISGYCRSGNVDEGYALFCKMPERNVVSWTAMIGGFAWNGFYKEALLLFLEWNGNYETRPNGETFISLVYACAGIGLPHLGKQLHAQLIVNNWDHDDYDGRLSKSLIHMYSAYGVMDYADFLFMKHSNTPSVQSCNSMINGYLQIGQLEQAQNLFDRLPIRDKISWTSMITGYFNVGKVSKACYLFQIMPDRDAISWTAMISGHVQNELFAEATDIFFKMHSEGVSPLNSTYSVLLGVAGAMSYLDSGRQFHGLLIKTHYELDLFISNSLISMYAKCGEIDDAYRAFSNMSLRDLISWNSMIMGFSDHGHANEALKIFEAMEQSGAHPNSVTFLGILSACSHAGLVHRGWEFFNAMSDVYGIQPASEHCICMINLLGRAGKVKEAQELVWRLPFKPDPAVWGALLGICGLGKTNAEVAKYAAKQLLELDPLNAPAHVVLCNIYAANGMHIEEKSLRREMGLKGVRKVPGCSWILVQGRVNVFLSGDKLHPDVEEMLSILFGTTGESQKQFSV